From a region of the Oryza sativa Japonica Group chromosome 6, ASM3414082v1 genome:
- the LOC4340924 gene encoding aluminum-activated malate transporter 10, whose amino-acid sequence MVAAGEAGQHHESGGAEWRVTVAEAPEAEVEHENAKGARRGCCCAPAAAAWVLWWLAAPWKWVARFGRTAWKVGADDPRRVVHGFKVALALTLCSAFYYVRPLYVFTGQTAMWAVLTVVVVFEYTVGGCMYKGLNRAMATVAGGALALGVHWVADKSGDDAEPFVLTASLFVLAAAASFSRFIPTLKARFDYGVTIFILTYSLVAVSGYRVDTLVTMAQQRLITIAIGAFICFAVCTLVFPVWAGQELHVLVARNMDKLAAAIEACVDDYFSSAEHAGGGGDAATALSEKARGYRAVLNAKASEDSLANLARWEPGHGKFGFRHPYGQYQNVGAAMRCCAYCIDALAACVGAGGQAPAHVKRHLAGACVALSQHCAAVLREASGSVTSMTRSGRLALVVGDMNAAAQDLRNELRCLAEILDDDEEEEAASSEAEQHEHNTAPPPPPPLIEALPLFTAASLLLEISTRAEGVVAAVDALGTTAKFKKADHAEPPATTTLDAEAAMPVPNSNAIAADEAHGNATAGEHDKKETAEQTTTTSASTVGQQQEARDQVGQLVKLLMRRRSTKKWARGEPKVGPCPRPPLDFPPVHAPSPRSRSTELAGHPPVVPSPRHRSMDLASHGLALPSSRHRSMDLASHGPVLPSPRNRSMDFTAHAPSPRNRSILGMA is encoded by the coding sequence atggtggccgccggcgaggcaggTCAGCACCACGAGTCCGGCGGCGCGGAGTGGAGGGTGACGGTGGCGGAGgcgccggaggcggaggtggagcatGAGAACGCGAAAGGCGCGCGGCGGGGGTGCTGCtgcgccccggcggcggcggcgtgggtgcTGTGGTGGCTGGCCGCGCCGTGGAAGTGGGTGGCCAGGTTcgggaggacggcgtggaaGGTCGGCGCCGACGACCCGAGGAGGGTGGTGCACGGGTTCAAGGTGGCGCTGGCGCTTACCTTGTGCTCCGCCTTCTACTACGTCCGCCCGctctacgtcttcaccggccAGACCGCCATGTGGGCCGtcctcaccgtcgtcgtcgtcttcgagtACACCGTCGGCGGCTGCATGTACAAGGGGCTGAACagggcgatggcgacggtggccggcggcgcgctgGCGCTCGGCGTGCACTGGGTCGCCGACAAGTCTggcgacgacgcggagccgTTCGTCCTCACCGCCTCGCTCTTCGTgctggccgcggcggcgtccttCTCCCGCTTCATCCCCACGCTCAAGGCGCGGTTCGACTACGGCGTCACCATCTTCATCCTCACCTACAGCCTCGTCGCCGTGTCGGGGTACCGCGTCGACACGCTGGTCACCATGGCGCAGCAGCGCCTCATCACCATCGCCATCGGAGCGTTCATCTGCTTCGCCGTCTGCACGCTCGTCTTCCCGGTCTGGGCCGGGCAGGAGCTGCACGTCCTCGTCGCGCGCAACATGgacaagctcgccgccgccatcgaggcCTGCGTCGACGACTACTTCTCCTCCGCCGAGcacgctggcggtggcggcgacgccgccACGGCGCTGTCGGAGAAGGCGCGCGGGTACAGGGCTGTGCTTAACGCCAAGGCGTCGGAGGACTCGCTGGCGAACCTGGCGAGGTGGGAGCCCGGCCATGGCAAGTTCGGCTTCCGCCACCCGTACGGCCAGTACCAGAATGTCGGCGCCGCCATGCGCTGCTGCGCCTACTGCATCGACGCCCTCGCGGCCTGCGTCGGCGCGGGCGGGCAGGCGCCGGCGCACGTCAAGAggcacctcgccggcgcctgCGTCGCCCTGAGCCAGCACTGCGCCGCCGTGCTCCGCGAGGCGTCGGGCTCCGTCACGTCCATGACGCGGtccggccgcctcgccctcgTCGTCGGGGACATGAACGCCGCCGCCCAAGACCTGAGGAACGAGCTGAGATGCCTCGCCGAGATActggacgacgacgaagaagaagaagccgcgTCATCAGAGGCAGAGCAGCACGAGCACaacaccgcgccgccgccgccgccgccgctcatcgaGGCGCTGCCGCTCTtcaccgccgcctctctcctGCTTGAGATATCCACTAGAGCGGAgggggtcgtcgccgccgtggacgcCCTGGGCACCACGGCGAAGTTCAAGAAAGCCGACCACGCCGAACCACCAGCAACCACAACGCTCGACGCCGAGGCGGCCATGCCCGTACCCAACTCCAACGCCATCGCCGCAGACGAGGCGCACGGCAatgccaccgccggcgagcatgacaagaaggagacggcggagcagacgacgacgacgagcgcgagcACCGTGGGGCAGCAGCAAGAGGCGCGGGACCAGGTGGGACAGCTGGTGAAGCTGCTGATGCGGAGGCGGAGCACCAAGAAGTGGGCGCGCGGCGAGCCCAAGGTGGGCCCGTGCCCGAGGCCGCCGCTGGACTTCCCGCCGGTCCACGCGCCCAGCCCGAGGAGCCGGTCCAcggagctcgccggccaccCGCCGGTGGTGCCCAGCCCGAGGCACCGGTCCATGGACCTGGCGAGCCACGGGCTCGCGCTGCCGAGCTCGAGACACCGGTCCATGGACCTCGCAAGCCATGGGCCCGTGCTGCCGAGCCCAAGGAACAGGTCCATGGACTTCACGGCCCACGCGCCGAGCCCGAGAAACCGATCCATTCTTGGGATGGCTTGA